The genomic region ggtgaggaagggaaggCTATGGTGAGTCCAAATacggagaggagggaaggttggcTGCTGGATCGCATGCTGGAGAAAGGTGAGTTGACTCACACACCGAGTTGAACAGTACTTATTAGGAACGGTATCATCTTTCTCTTTCTCTTCATCACTTAttctctcatctctcctTCCTTTACTCTCGTTCACTCAACCACCATCACTCTGTTGCTCATCTCACACACTCGCTCCATTTCTCCATCGTTTCATCACACTATCTGTCAAATCATCCATCATAATGTCATCGCGTAGTTCGtctccctcgccgtcgcccgtGAACCTCTCGCTGGTGGGTCGCCAACTTGACCTTTCCTACCTCATCAGGCTAACTTTCCTCGCAGGATTACAGCAACCCGCCCAGCCCCTCCATGCAGCTCACCCTTCCTATACGTCCTCACAGCCTTCCCTCGTGTGGGGACATCGCCCCACCTTGCCCGCCTTCGGTATGCTCTCTATGACAACCCGTGCTTATTTACAGCCGGCCAAGAGCTCGACGTCTTCCCTCTCGGCCTCAGCGGCCCCATTCGCCCCTAACCTCGTCGACACTGCGATGGGCCGCAACGCCACGACGGACTACCTGGcgcacctcgccaaggaggccgaggcccgCTACGCTGACAGCGCCAAGCATCACTCTGGCAATGACAAAGGAGTCGGtgtcaccgccaccaccgtcgTCCAGGTATCTGACCTTCATTGGGTGTGCTCCCGTATTCCACAAATGGCTAACAAAAGTTCACGCAGGACGCACACCTgatcgaggtcgccgcGTCGCTGGGCATCTCAATCACATTCAAGGATGTTaccttcctcgagcacAAGTGCAACGGCAAGAGCAAGGGGTGAGCCGACAGATGGCTCATGTTCTCATGCCAGTGTTGCGTTCATCAACTGCCACACGACGCCCAAGATGATGCGGCTCATGAAGTGGTTTGAGACCCAGTGAGTGTCAATGCCTTGGGGACCTAATGTTGCAGCGAGTTCCAAGGCAAGAAGGTGTCCACCAGCATCTCGTCCAACGCGAACGGCCGGCCGTCCCTGCCACCCCCTACGCACGACAAGGAGAACGGAGGCCTAGGCTACCGCCCCAACAACGACGGccccgctcgcgctcctcttccgTTTCTGCCCACGAACTCGCACGGCGGCGTCAACTTCAACCGCGTGCCTCTTCACCACCGCCAGCAGATGCAGCAGATGCAGCAGGCAGGCTTCCTCCAGGGCGGATCGTAcggccgcgccggcggTATGAACGTGTACCCGGCGGCGCAGAACACCAACCCTGGCTACGCGGCTGATCTTGTGCGCAAGAAGGTCATGGGTGAGTCTATGCGCTTGGCTATGAGCTGACTGGCAGCCCAGCCCAGCCCGTTTTACCTCGGTACAGCCGGGCCAGTTGGCGGATGCTGATCCCAGGCGATTGGCAGGACCAGACCAACGCGCAGCCCATGATTCGCACTATGCGCGTCTGAGAAAGCCTGGCGCCATCACACAGGCATCCGAGGTGGTATGGTCGGTTGTAAGAGCTTGCTCCCTTGAGCCTCTAGTTGTACATAGCGATAAGCTCACAGGTTGTAGACGGATGGATATTGACAGCAGGCACAGAACAGCAGCTTGGTGCCTGACCCGGAAACCAAACCTAAGGCACACGAGAAGGCTTGATTTGAACCATGTCAGTGTCGGGTTGATTCCAAACTTACAAAGTCGAGAGTGACCAGAGTTAGTGGAGCTGGACCGAGCTTAAGAGCTGGGAGAAATGTCCTCAGGTGAGTATGATCttggcagcttggcagcttggcagctCAGCGATCGACTCTGACATCACTATAAGGATCTAGAGTATCTGCAGTACGATTAGGGAACACGTGTACTGTAAGGAGCGTATGCATCTATAGTGTCAAGTGCCAAGTTGTGGGTGTCGTGGATGTCGCTCCATTCCAACCCAATGTCCTTCTGCCTCCGTTATTAGGCCATCTCTACAGAGGTAGCAATTAGAAAGCGGCGAGGGCAACAATgccagcggcggcggcaacggcgccgccgacaGCGACGCGGCCAGCACCCGAGGCACCAGTAGCCGAGGGGCTAGCGACCGCCGACGAAGCGGAGCGcgacaccgacgacgagacagcggcggacgagggcttggccgacgagacgggggccgacgaggcgacaggggccgaggcggcagGAGACGAGACGGGAGCCGAAGACGCGGCGGGGGTCTCGGCGCTGGACGACACGGCGGGGGTCTCAGCGGGGGTCTGCTCGGCCGAGGGGGCGGGAGTGTCGACAGGAGCctgggacgacgacgaggcgttcATGCAGTCGGCGTTGGTGCCAGCCATGACGGTAACGGGCGAGGTGGCCGACGTCTCACCGGTGTTGTCGGTGACCATCACGGTGCTTCTGTCAGCTAGGGGTCCAGTGTTGCGTGCAGTGGCTGGCACATGGCTCGAGCACAGGGGTTGTAGAGTGTTTGGGGGCCGAAGCCCCCTCGGTTGTGACAATCTCGCTCGGGCTTTTTGCCTGGCACGTTCCACAACTGAGGTGTGCACTCACACCGAGGTGCCAGGGGCGAGGTTGACCATCCAGGTCTGGGACGAGGCGTCCATCttggggaaggtgacgaggggcgcggcggcggtctGGCCGCCGGGAACGACCGAGAGGTAGAAGGGGGGAACACCAGCCTCCCACGACAGCTTGATGGGCTGGCACTGGACGAGCGaggcctggggtcagcgcgTCTAAAAGGCAAGTATGTTTCCAAAGGCCGAGAGAGGGGGGATTAGAATCCGCTTGGTCCGAGCGCGATCCGATCGGCATCGAGCTTGCGATGGTAACTCGAGGCCCATTATGATTTCCATCCCCGGCCTTGACTTGAGCAACTCACGGGAGTGTGCATGGTGAGGGCATTAGCGATGccggcaagggcgaggagagcaaTGGCGAACATGTCGAAGGAACGTGTGAAACTGTCAAGGTGGGAATGCAAGAGCAAGACGAGTTGTACGAGAGAGTGAGTGCAATGATGGGGGAATAGTTCGAGAATGGGTTGGCAGGCTTTATCAGAGCGAGCGATGGGTGGGTCTCTTCTCTTTGGATGCGAGCGTTGCCAGCAGCTGTTGGGTGCGCGTTTACGCCCCCATCATCCCTTTCCCCTTGGCCCTTGCCTTGTCCTTGCTTGCCCTCTTTCCTCTGATCCTCTGTCCTCTCAGATGGTATCGCATGCCACGGGCACTGCCGGGGGCCGTGCGTACCACAGGGCATCCAATCTGCTTtggccaaggtcgagtATTTTCTAGTACGTTGTACAGGGTCAAGAGACAGAGTAACATACGAAGCCAGTTGTGCCGGCCGCCGCTTCGGAGATCAGAGAGAGTAACGAGCTGAAAGGACTGCATCGACTGGATCAAAAGTTGAAAAGACGACAAAAGGTGGCTGTAGGGAAAGACGCGTCGTCCAATTCGGTCGTATAACCGCAGCCCAAGAACAGGAGAATACCTCTCCTTCCCTGTAACCCTGGATTCTTTCCCCGAATCGTATCATTCAATCGACGCGCCACTTGACCTATCCAAAGGTATTTGACAATTACTATCCTAACAAACAACAAACAACAGTAACATGACAATATGAATCCTTGCTTTGTCCGTCTCCAAACCTCGTGGCAAACTTGGTGGTCAACTCATCCATCCTTGCCATGCGACTGGAACGCAGAGTTGTACATGATTTCCTCATTCCTGTTTTCATCTTCATTCCATCTGGGCGTATCGCGTCTGCTATCCTTCTGTGACACACCAACCCCGATAGAcactcaccgccacccacaCTCATCTCATGACATGTCTGGTATCGTAGCCCGGTATGCCCCAGCATACGGCCATTGGAAGACAGGTGTGACTATTGGGCAGATCACCGATCtgcaccttcctcgctgcATACTCTGGTTGCCCAGATCGTTTCATATCAGCGTTTCTCCTACCACCACTACTAACACATCAACCTTCAGTCTGGCAACATCAGGAGACGTATTCCCAAGGTTCTACCACTCCAAACGCACGGCCGGACCTACAGAGCCCGCACAGCATCTCAGCTTAGCAGCCTCATCGCAAGGTTAGGATCTAGGAGCTGTTAGGTGCAGTGTTCTCCTGTTTACAAAGGCAGATTCCTCGGATGTGGAGCTCACGAATGTTGGCGCCCCGAGTGCCGTGTCGAGCATGCGGCCGTGGAGACAAGGATGGCATGGAAGGATGACATGACGTCGCATGACGTCCGCTCAGTCGTGTACCTGAAGCAGTCGTTATGGTGTCGCCACCTGGTTGGCCGCCAACTGACTCTGGGTGCCCTCGCACGACACCTCACAGAGAAGACTGTGACTCTTCCAACACGCCAACGCGCGACCTAGGTTGATTTACAATCTCCTGGCTGGGGGCATTCACTTCCTGCCTCACAAGGTTTGCTCCATCACGCAAGATCGCAAAGCTCGCAAAACGTGTGCCACGTGCGTGAGCCTGGTCCCTCGGCACCGTGGCTGTGGCGATCCTCTGGCAATCGACAGAAAGTGAGTCGTGGCTTGACGAACATGTAAAAGTGGCAGTCGGGCGGACTGCGGCCCGTTAAACCTCGCCACAATGGCCCAAGCTATCGCTCCCCGGCGAATCGCTCTGACCGATGGAATGGAACGCCCTAATTCATCTTGCAGAACCACGACCATGTGACTCCGACTCGGATCGCACAGTCTTTTATTGGGGATCTGTGCTGTGGGACAGTGATCGAGACTTTCCAACTGGCGCACACACTCTGTGTGATCTCCGCAGGAGGCACTGACTTCACTGACTTTCAAACTCTGACATGAGTACCAAGATTGTTGAATATATGGCAGCCAGCGACCCTGACCGCTCGTTCATCTCGCCAGCAGGCCATGAATGGCGCCAGCCAGATGCCCAGCCTCATTAGCCATCACACTTGGCACGAGCAGGCTGGGCGCCCAATCCCAATCCCCTCGTCCCAATCCCCTCGTCCCAATCCCCTCGTCCCAATCCCCTCGACCATATCAGACCGTGCTTAACGGTTCTCcagtcgtcggcgagtTTCAGGCCCCAGGCAACCGTTTCCCCCCCCCAAGAGGCTCATGCCGCCAGCAACATGCTGTTAGCCACAACCCTAGAGATGATTGGCAGCTCCATTGCTGCAGACCACGATGGGTATGGCGACCTAGGGGAATTCAGATCTCTGCACACTTCAGGTGAGCGCAGCTGTCGCCAAGGCGATGACTGGGTCGGCATCTCGGCTCcacgatggcgaggagggggcgAGAGTAAATTACTTTGCAGGGCGGCGCTTGGGTGCACAGAAGCCGATCGTATTCCACATTTCTGGAAATAATACTAGGGAGGATTGCAAGTTGTGCCTTGGTCCGGGGTGATGATGTGAGGGCCCCGACAACCCCGGTGGTCCCCAAAACACCCCGCAGAGCTGCCACTATCACGGAAGAAGGGCGTTGAATGACGGTGCCAAAGGCCCTAGTGAGGGACCCCGGCCAAGCCTGAGCGCTCCATGCATGTGATGTGATGTCGGGATCCTATTCGGCCTGGCGTACACCTGAAGCAATACTGCTTCTGATGCGAGAGCACGGACGCGGCCAAAGTCCTCTGCCCGCAGCGTACCGCACAGACCGATGGGCAGTTCCTGGGGAGCGCCAAGTCAGCACCAAAGATGTGCCAGAATTATCCAGCGACAAAAGTGGTTTAATGATCCTCACCgcgccaaccccaacgccaccgccacctccactgTCTACGGCCCGCATCCGCAACGCGCGACGAGTCAACAGACCCGATAACACGGTGTTACACCACCCCACAGAAGCGGTATCTCTACTTGTTCGTGCTGCGCAAGGAGATTGTCCTATGCACCGATCACCTGGGTTGCTTCTCAACCAGTTGATGCAATCGGGAGGTAACTAGGAATGCGGGGATTATGGGTTCAGGCTTGAGGGACGCAGGGTTGGGGCGCAGTGTGGTTTGTTGCGGCTAGTATTAAGAGGGGTTAGGTATGTCAAAGACCTAGCCGTGGCGGCCACTGCACAGGCCGCTATCGTTACCCTTGGTGCTCTGCTCATTCCACTTTCCAACTCGACCATCAGCTAAACTCTGTTACCCTTTCAACCACCCCCTCGGACGGCGCACTGACCCCTCACCACTACGGCCTGCATCCCTGCCCTCGCAACTGGGGCAGGGATGCATTCCGCCCTACCTTTGGTGAGCACCGCACATCGTGCTAAAGCTCAGAAATGGTTCATGTCCACAACACTGTACCTACTGACAGCAACACTTTAACTGTGCTGACTTTCTTCGCTCATCTCAACTTTGATCACTCTCACTTTCACTTCTTCTCACTACAACCGACAGGCGACGCCGTATCCAGCAAACCCACAGCACGCTCACAGCGACAGCGCCCCTACCTTTCCCCTCTGCCCACCCCACACACATTCCTTGGCATCGCCTGCCTCAAAACACCACTTGGCTCGCCTCATCACACCCACTTCCACCCATGGAGCAAGCGTACcacccgccgcgccgagcgcacaCTCCCGACCCGCCGTCCAGATGGGTCCCGATCGACTCCAATCCCACCAGTATTCTCAACCCCCCCTTCTCACATCTCTCGTTGCCCAAAGCACGACAGACGTTTGTCATGGCAAGACACGGGAGTGACGACCACCATGAGCGTCGGCGCGAGTCAAAACTTGGCTTCTCTGGGTTGAGCGGACTGGTGCACTCGCACACGCTTGGGAActcgcgccgtcgccgcccagaACACGGGAGCCACCAGTACCACACTTCGGAGACTCTGCCAGACGCACTACAGGAACCGAACGACAACCGGAATCGCGATCGTGCACACGCGCACCCATTCACCCAACCGCTTCGCGACGAGCGAAATGAGCATGTTCGGACCATGCACCACAAGTTTGCAAGCGAGGGATGGCcgtccgaggacgacggtgGGAGCAGGCTAGGCCGGCGCATCTCGACGCTGCGCGGTGGGAACGGTatctcgagctggcgcaGCATGCGCAAGCACGTGAGTGCGGCTGCACACGCGGCTGCCGAGAGCCTACGGACCCCGCCTACTGTGCCCGGAGGGGGGAGATATCCCGTCAGGTCCACGTTGCAGAGCATGCACGCCCCTTCGGCTGCCAGTGtggtggcgccggcggccaGCACGGTCGAGTTGGTCCcagaaggagggcggcaTTCCCAGAGAAGCAACTACCAGGCCTCACTCGCACCCAGCCGTCCACACACACAACAGCCAGAGGCGCCACCGCCTCTTCCGACGCGCCCCACCTTTGCTCGCAGGGCGAGCTTCGgttcctcgacctccacttaCACTGGGGACAATGCAAGCCTGCATGCCCACCACTACAACCGTAGCCAC from Cutaneotrichosporon cavernicola HIS019 DNA, chromosome: 2 harbors:
- a CDS encoding uncharacterized protein (RRM domain-containing protein), producing the protein MSSRSSSPSPSPVNLSLDYSNPPSPSMQLTLPIRPHSLPSCGDIAPPCPPSPAKSSTSSLSASAAPFAPNLVDTAMGRNATTDYLAHLAKEAEARYADSAKHHSGNDKGVGVTATTVVQFTQDAHLIEVAASLGISITFKDVTFLEHKCNGKSKGVAFINCHTTPKMMRLMKWFETHEFQGKKVSTSISSNANGRPSLPPPTHDKENGGLGYRPNNDGPARAPLPFLPTNSHGGVNFNRVPLHHRQQMQQMQQAGFLQGGSYGRAGGMNVYPAAQNTNPGYAADLVRKKVMAQPSPFYLGDWQDQTNAQPMIRTMRV